The sequence below is a genomic window from Uranotaenia lowii strain MFRU-FL chromosome 2, ASM2978415v1, whole genome shotgun sequence.
TTGATTAGACACGATTAGAACGATTAGAGAGTACATTACTACTGCAGTACTGCAACATTGAGATCTGACGACCAAAGAAAAGGTCAACAAGTATAAAAGTTCGCTATCCGGACAAttctagacattttttcaaaatcttccagactttttctaaaaacatttgGCGACCCTGATAACAATATGAATCTACAAGGCATTCTCTTCTACTCTGCTTTACTCTCTTCTACTTCGCTATATTCTACTCTACTAAACTATACTGAACTtaactctactcttctctattctactctactctactctactctactctactctactctactctactctactctattctacacTAGTCTACTCACCCCTACCCTACCCTACCCTACCCTACCCTaccctactctactctactctacaatACTCTACTTTATaccctactctactctactctacaatactctactttactctactcttctctactctaatctactctaatctactctaatctactctaatctactctactctactcgtttctactctactctactctactctactctactctactctactctactctactcaactctactctactctactctactctactctactctactctacgctactctactctactctactctactctactctactctactctactcaaccCGACCCTACCCTACCCTAGCCTACCCTACCCTaccctactctactctacaatACTCTACattactctactttactctactcttctctactctaatctactctaatctactcgactcgactctactcttttctactctactctactctactctactctactctactctactctactctactctactcaaccCGACCCTACCCTACCCTAGCCTACCCTACCCTaccctactctactctacaatACTCTACattactctactttactctactcttctctactctaatctactttaatctactctactctactctactctactctactctattctattctactctactctactctactctactctactctactctactctactctaatctactctactctactctactctactctactctactctactctactctactctactctactctactctactctactctactctactctactctactctactctactctactctactctactctactctactctactctactctactctactctactctactctactctactctactctactctactctactctactctactctactctactctactctactctactctactctactctactctactctactctactctactctactctactctactctactctactctactctactctactctactctactctactctactctactctactctactctactctactctactcttctctactctactctactctactctactctactctactctactctactctactctactttacgtTATCAAAAGTGAATTAAGACCTGAGTCATAAGTAGCGGGAATAAATTGATGCCATGTTTTCtgcgaaacttgaaaaagagaAAGTTAATTGTGTGTGTTTTGTTTTCCACTTTGTAGACTTCGCTCGtgacatttttttgttgttttcgctAGTCTTCAATAACTTACGtaaaacagatttttcaaaaggatGTTTGGAGAGcaactttttccttttttctcagggattttaaaccaagtagGTATTCATCCCGATTTGGAGAgcaaccttttttttaagattcctGATAATAACGACTTTCCAACCTTTTTTGAATACCTCGACTAGGACAGTACGATTTCATGAGAAATTATCTTTGAGAAATTGTCTTCTtccggaaaaaatatttttcttattaccGCTTCTTATGACTCATCAATCATTGTATATTATATGTTATAGGTTGAATGCGAGTGTTCTCATTTTACACGAAAGCTATACTCCAACCCGAGGTTGATAGctttgttcaaattttacaataacTCACCTACATATTAGTATTATTTCATGTGTTATTCcaccaaaattaaaactttctcAAATTAACAACAATTCTTATCACGCTAGCTTTTACTTACAAAAAGCGCggctattttcattcaatcacaGCTCGAAATTTTGCGTTTTCCCTATCTTCTACGGTATTCGATTTTCTTTCCGGTGCACGTTCAGGACAAGATAGAACCAAAACGCCGAAAATCTTTGCCCTGGAAAATCCTTCGAAATTGGCTTAGCCGaaagataaaatttgaattctcgTTGCTCCTGATTTCCACCATCAAAGAAGAAACGTCGCAGCCAGCAAATCcaaaaacgaagaaaattcCAGCCTCGGAACGTTAAATGACACGTAAAACCATATAAAAAGCTTCGCGTCCTGAAATCGATGCGTACACAATGGTTTCAAAGGAAAAGTGGGGTGGAATATTTTAGAGAccacacacttaatcttttctcctgtggtcggaacgatatcgtcctgtattttcaacagctgaaattacaggacgatttcggGACAGAAAAAtcgctcaggaaaacaactgtcaaactgTCCTGTAAGTTCGAAACGGTTTCCTACTGTGGTCTTCTAAAACCTCCTGTAAGCTCGAGACGGTTCCTTTCCGCGATTTATAGGGGATTCTGTTTTTTCCGCGATTCCCTTTAGTATTCAATCTTAAATTAAAGGTGTTCCTTGTATAtgaacaaaaactatttttaattttttcacacacaattattgatttattttcacaatCTTTTTTAGCACACAACACAAATTGATACCTACAAAATCTATGCACTCGACTCGAAAAACGCTTTTCCTTATCCATTAGACTGAAGAAATTGTTCAATCGGATCGGGGGAGGCAGTCCGGGAGGTCATCGGTGATTCCCCaaaggttttgaaaatcggCTAAACAAGCGCTGTACGTTTGTCTCGGTGCTACTGAGACATTCTGTTGAAACCCTAGGGCCGGGTGGTGAAGAAGCCGGTGAAACGATCGCTTTAGGCAACGAAATTATCTGCGGGGCAaagtttcgttaattttgtatgggtcACCAGATTAGACAACTGCAGCTTACCGAATCTCATCCGGATGATGCATACGACACGGCCGATCGAACCGGAGATGCCTTTTACGTGGCTCCCGTTGGGTTTGTCTTTAATCGCGGATAACATTGTTTATGCAAAATCTAACTATTCGAATTTAGAAAACAGCAACGAACGGTAACAGCAACAGAAACAACGGACTGAACTCTTTCGCGGGTTTTACTTCTAAGTACTAGTAAGAAAGAGAAAGAAATCcggttgtttttttaatacaggAGAGcaagagaaagaaaatttgacaagaaaTGTGTCTACTGGGATTCAGGAGCACATCTGTCCTGAATTCACAGAGTTAGTTCGAGTTCCTGTGTACTCGTAGAAATGTCATCCTCAATTTCAGGAAAAATGAAGTGTCACGAAATTCGGGTGCGTTTTCGTGCGAATTTCGTGAAAATTGAGCAGTTGCCCTGTGGTTCGGAAAATCATGGTCCCGAGCGGAataaatgcaatcttagtgtgcaCGACGACGGCGCGACGATGTGGCCCAGGATTTCAATTGAGCGTAAaccaattttaaagttgttgatTTTCGCCACCCTCTCGGTAGATATCATTTGTGACGAGGACGGCGCAATCGGCGGATAACGACACTGATATCCGGTCCCATTGCGGCAGTTAGAAGTGAGCGGCGGAAAACCGGAAGAAATAGGGCTTTCGGCACATTCACGCCGAAGATTGATGGCTTGTAAACGATGGTTTAATTGAAAGAAGTTTTATTGCAGTTTATTAGAATGCCATCAATTATTTAGGGAGCAAACCCGTTTTGACTCACAACAAAGATGATTTGCAGGATTTCAGTCGTCTTGAATCGATAGttcaattcaaaagaaatccAAACTTTTAAAGGTTGGAATAATATTTGCATACCTATCAGGCGCATTCAAACCCACacaaattctgaatctgttGGAATGATATTGATCTCAGTAATCTAGTATTCTTCTACAGTTGTGTCAAGGTGTCTAAATTTTACATGAAGTTTGAATTTCGTTTTAAGCCACTAGTTGagtttctaaaattctaaaaaccaTACTGACATGGAAACTTCCATGAAGCCACTCTCAAATGGTAATGATTTCTcttgttttcaaaaagaataTGTAACTACTTCTTAATACCTTAAGCAGAACCgaaatcgaaaaacaccattaaCGCCAAGATTGACAGTGGCTTAAAACGACCCTCTTCGAAACTAAACCTAAACCGTCCGCAATCGAAATTAACGTTAATGCCCAGGACTCGCCAAAAAACTCAAATACTAAACGCCTCAAAGCTTCCTGTCAAATCTTCAACCCCACCCAAAAGGGCGATAGAAAGTGCGTCGGCAATGCGTTTGTCAACTTCCACTGCAAAACCTGAAATCAACCCACCGATCCGGTCACCACCTAGCGTACACCGATTGGGCGCGATTCCCAGCTATCTTAAGAAATCACGACCTTCGACGGCTCATGGTAAGCTGATCAGTACAAGGGACTCGGAACCAAAtggtttcaaacaaaaaaatatctccCCCGAAGAAGAGGATCGGCAGTCCGCGAAAAAAGTCCTTGATCTAGAGCAGATCCATCACCAGCAGTTCCGGTCGAATGTCACCGAACAGTACAGAAGATACAGCGCCTCGAAAGAAGCACTCAACGAAACAGGCAAAGCGACGCCGCAACAACGATCACCGAATGCAACGAAACCACCGAGGACCAGCTTGAGCAAAGAGGTGGCGAAGATCTGTGTCGAAACGGATCAGATCGATCACTACTCGGCGGCGCCCGGCGTTATGAGACTCGAGGGAGAAGGTGCAGGAGATAGCGCATTACAGGCTAGCATTGCACTAGAGGAGTTGAACGAAAAGTTGAGAGAGATGGAACGTTTGTGTAAAGATTATCAAGAGAAGCTGAAAAATCGGGAAGATCAGCTCGCTAAGTTGCAGAAAGAAATGCTTAAGAAAACTGTCGACATTGAAGAGCGAGATAACCAAATTGCGGAAGTAGGTTCCgttcttttttaaaatactctTAACCAATTTCATCGTTTCTTCAACAGCTTAATGGATGCATCGTTGATCTACGCTTCGCAAATATTCCGGAGGATTCGCCACTGGAACAAACCGTAGCCGATCTGCGCCTAGAACTAGCCCAAAAGAGCAAAGATCTGATTCTGAACATCGAGAAAAATGAAGGATACATTCGTCGATTGGATGATGCCAGCAAGCGAATGGCGGAGCTAGAAATTCTGCTGGAAGAACGAGAGCAACGGTTGTTCGAGCAAACCGAGAAACAGGCGGACAAAGAAACGGCTTTCGAAAAGCTTAAAGCCGATCACAGTGATGCTGAGGGGCGCCTACTGAAGGCGACGGCAAAGATTAACAACTTGCGAAAAAAGCTAACGAATCTGACCAACGAAAACACCGATCTGAAGGCTCAGCTAGAGAAAAAAGACCCGAAAGTCTCGAAAAAATCGGATCAAAAGGAACAACTTGAACAATTTCAGAACGAGAACCGTATTGTGCTGGAAAGTCTGCACGCTGAGCTGAAGAAGCTGCGCTACGAAAATGGAATGCTTAAGAACGCCCAATCGCAGGACAACATTTTGATGGAAATCAAAAGCAAACTGATCGACAATTTGGAATCGAGCAAAGCCACGCTGAAGGCACGCTGTGAACAGATTTCGAAAACGCAAACGAAGCAGGTTGAAGAGGTgaatttccatttaattttgacttctgatttcaattttttaccacGACTTTTGGCTCAACCTTTGATCTTTTTACCTGGGTTTTTGATCCCGTCTTCCGACCTGGACTCCTAATGTTGAATTCTTAACTCGATTCTTGACGTCAATTTCTGATATTAACGTATGACCTCGACATCTTACTTCAAATTTTGACCTCGACTTCTGACCTTGACTTCTGCTGACCTCGACTTTttatctcaaatttttatttcaaattctgacCTTTTATTTCGACctgcatatttttaatttctaattcGTCTTTTAACCTCGTCTTCGACCTTGTTTTGTGACTTCAACTTTTGATCTCAACTTTTGACTTCAAACTCTGAGCTTGATCTATGACCTCAACTCACTTCACGTCTTGGCGTAGAGCTGTGACCTCGACCTCTTACCATGATGTTTGACTTCTTATGCTAACTTAAACTCTGATGTAAGCCTCTGACCTCGAATTTTTTACCCGTGTATTTGAGACTTGATTTTGACCTCGTCTACCGAACATTTGACCTTGAAATCTGGCCTTTTTTATGAGCTTGTCATTTGACTTCGACTTCTGACCATGGCTTTCAACCTCGAATTGTGACCTCGAATTTTTACCTTAACTTCCTCAAATTTACAGTTCAACTTCGTCTACATTGGTCATTATTCTGCGCCACGCATGAGGTGATGCTAGTCGATTCATCTCACGGGACTctacccaagtaacactgattgttttataaaattttccagGCCTCTTATGAAACTTAATGTTGGTCTTGTAGCCGATTATAAAACCTGAAATGTTGCTTGGGTAGTCACCTTATTCCGATAGTTGGTGTAAGTTAAGGTTAATTCCCAAAGTTCTTCCAAAGCGACGTTCCTCACCTGAAGCAACTTCTGGAATCGAGTGActcgggtgactcgactatcgtcacctcacgcgccgCTGTTTCCTGATATCATTCAATCCTGACTTCGACTTCTGATGCCTACTTTTTATCTCGACTTTTAGGCTCGGCCTCTAACCTCGACCTATATGAATTCTAACATCGAAGATTGACGTTGACTTTCAACCTCGTCTCCTGATTTCGAAAcctggggtgaaattatgaatcctgtTCGTTTCGAgataaggcagaaacacaatacagcgtcggtcgtcgcgtcacgtcagcggtcaacgctgtcgataagtactaaaacgcggacgcgacgcacccgacgatttttgcatcacaattcagcgtcaagagatgtctaagatgtctcttgacgctgaattgtgatgcaaaaatcgtcgggtgcgtcgcgtccgcgttttagtacttatcgacagcgttgaccgctgacgtgacgcgacgaccgacgctgtattgtgtttctgcctatactcgtttcgagtttcaactcgaatcgaattagaatcgTTTCAcgtatctcgttcgagttctaaattttaacgtactagatttcgagtaaaccgggtagtagatcatctcgaaacgtttCATTCGAATCGAGCTCGTTTAAggtcggtaatgccaaagtcggtcgaatcgaacgaaactcgattgtttcgagttccataatcccgctcctgatctaaatttttaaattcgattttttccttCCTAGATCTAGACTTTTGACCTGGATTTTCAGTTCCACTTCTGACTTTTATCTTGTTCCCAATTCGATTGTTGACCTCGAGCTTGACCTCGACTTGTGGCGTTGTTTGTCGAATTCGTGTTTTCACCTCAACTACTAACCTCTTATTTTT
It includes:
- the LOC129749529 gene encoding kinesin-related protein 4-like isoform X2; protein product: METSMKPLSNEPKSKNTINAKIDSGLKRPSSKLNLNRPQSKLTLMPRTRQKTQILNASKLPVKSSTPPKRAIESASAMRLSTSTAKPEINPPIRSPPSVHRLGAIPSYLKKSRPSTAHGKLISTRDSEPNGFKQKNISPEEEDRQSAKKVLDLEQIHHQQFRSNVTEQYRRYSASKEALNETGKATPQQRSPNATKPPRTSLSKEVAKICVETDQIDHYSAAPGVMRLEGEGAGDSALQASIALEELNEKLREMERLCKDYQEKLKNREDQLAKLQKEMLKKTVDIEERDNQIAELNGCIVDLRFANIPEDSPLEQTVADLRLELAQKSKDLILNIEKNEGYIRRLDDASKRMAELEILLEEREQRLFEQTEKQADKETAFEKLKADHSDAEGRLLKATAKINNLRKKLTNLTNENTDLKAQLEKKDPKVSKKSDQKEQLEQFQNENRIVLESLHAELKKLRYENGMLKNAQSQDNILMEIKSKLIDNLESSKATLKARCEQISKTQTKQVEEDESTHPTRQMDGFEALFKSLATKQRRCCKEEKIISDIEQNNRNCKIARRKMLDMLGQLKKENRAMRSIISSNPDLALINSEETNEQVKGQIINQLCQIFPEEDNLQQQPKNGGTVERITNRIIYDEHMIGGIAKPGKF
- the LOC129749529 gene encoding kinesin-related protein 4-like isoform X1; this translates as METSMKPLSNAEPKSKNTINAKIDSGLKRPSSKLNLNRPQSKLTLMPRTRQKTQILNASKLPVKSSTPPKRAIESASAMRLSTSTAKPEINPPIRSPPSVHRLGAIPSYLKKSRPSTAHGKLISTRDSEPNGFKQKNISPEEEDRQSAKKVLDLEQIHHQQFRSNVTEQYRRYSASKEALNETGKATPQQRSPNATKPPRTSLSKEVAKICVETDQIDHYSAAPGVMRLEGEGAGDSALQASIALEELNEKLREMERLCKDYQEKLKNREDQLAKLQKEMLKKTVDIEERDNQIAELNGCIVDLRFANIPEDSPLEQTVADLRLELAQKSKDLILNIEKNEGYIRRLDDASKRMAELEILLEEREQRLFEQTEKQADKETAFEKLKADHSDAEGRLLKATAKINNLRKKLTNLTNENTDLKAQLEKKDPKVSKKSDQKEQLEQFQNENRIVLESLHAELKKLRYENGMLKNAQSQDNILMEIKSKLIDNLESSKATLKARCEQISKTQTKQVEEDESTHPTRQMDGFEALFKSLATKQRRCCKEEKIISDIEQNNRNCKIARRKMLDMLGQLKKENRAMRSIISSNPDLALINSEETNEQVKGQIINQLCQIFPEEDNLQQQPKNGGTVERITNRIIYDEHMIGGIAKPGKF